The Nocardia sp. XZ_19_385 genome contains a region encoding:
- the nucS gene encoding endonuclease NucS, producing MRLVIARCQVDYVGRLTAHLPMAKRLLMIKNDGSVLVHSDGGSYKPLNWMSPPCWLEERDGDAPEGAKALWVVTNKAGEELRITIEEIEHDSAHELGVDPGLVKDGVEAHLQALLAEHIETLGPGYSLIRREYMTAIGPVDILCRNADGATVAVEIKRRGEIDGVEQLTRYLELLNRDPLLAPVAGVFAAQQIKPQAKTLAEDRGIRCLTLDYNALRGTDSTEFRLF from the coding sequence GTGCGCCTTGTGATTGCTCGTTGCCAGGTCGATTACGTCGGTCGGCTTACCGCCCATCTGCCGATGGCCAAGCGGCTGTTGATGATCAAGAACGACGGTTCGGTGCTGGTGCATTCCGACGGCGGGTCCTACAAGCCGCTGAACTGGATGAGCCCGCCGTGCTGGCTGGAGGAACGCGACGGGGACGCGCCCGAGGGCGCGAAGGCGCTGTGGGTGGTGACCAACAAGGCCGGCGAGGAACTGCGGATCACCATCGAGGAGATCGAGCACGACTCGGCGCATGAGCTCGGCGTCGACCCCGGCTTGGTGAAAGACGGTGTGGAGGCGCACCTTCAGGCATTGCTGGCCGAGCACATCGAGACGCTCGGTCCGGGATATTCGCTGATTCGGCGCGAGTACATGACGGCCATCGGGCCGGTGGACATCCTGTGCCGCAATGCCGACGGCGCCACCGTCGCGGTGGAGATCAAGCGCCGCGGTGAGATCGACGGCGTGGAACAGCTGACCCGCTACCTGGAGCTGCTGAATCGTGATCCGCTGCTGGCGCCGGTCGCGGGCGTTTTCGCGGCCCAGCAGATCAAGCCGCAGGCCAAAACCCTGGCTGAGGACCGTGGAATCCGCTGCCTCACCCTCGATTACAACGCCCTGCGCGGCACGGACAGCACCGAATTCCGTCTGTTCTGA